A region from the Leptospirillum ferriphilum ML-04 genome encodes:
- a CDS encoding AAA family ATPase, with protein sequence MDAKKAAPPDGQINQHVDFRMAEQFLQALDSTGLFTFQTFGDAKKDPALVRTLSGTFEQYRGELARLNQDGAGIFVTVARTDGQGRKRENITGVRAVFADFDGAPLPDEWPLEPHLIIESSPERWHVYWFVEAGFPLDFFEPIQKSIADRFGSDPAVCDLPRVMRIPGFLHKKGMPFRSRVIRDWSCEPRYSPDDILRAFPGISGGKKASPPTTEDPVLKKLTEKGMVIRQDRQERGKFIVRCPWADQHSNKDPEAGYWSPHHNGFKGPGFKCLHSHCAERTAKDLLEWLGIQGKAKADEGSFDLVRVSDLWDSQDEETDWVVENLLPEGSVGILGSRPKTGKSTFARCLAVSVASGRPFLNELEVIQGDVLYLALEENRRAVVRAFKTVTMRGFGMTEEEARETLSHVGLIYGQTPKDFHKKLTDLVETHQPKLIVVDTLIRLLKLQDSNAYSETSAGLEPLLHLAHARNVTVLLLHHTKKSDQGDLLGSTGIAASADVVITLGKKDGTRTLQAEGRGVSFEATTLTFDPSGLVYSLGVPVEEAEIQVMAERIREFIGTRDTGNGVFWKDIQSGVEGRKKTKNEAIKKLEIGGTIKRRGTPHSKKDPLRFILVPLVPPNTEEPRYQDTKNGSNPSQILVPEDVGSQGMGDNSGNQHEEIEWEEVD encoded by the coding sequence ATGGACGCAAAAAAGGCCGCCCCGCCGGACGGCCAGATCAACCAGCATGTTGATTTTCGCATGGCCGAACAGTTTCTTCAAGCCCTTGATTCTACCGGCCTATTCACTTTTCAAACCTTCGGGGACGCAAAAAAGGATCCGGCTCTCGTCCGGACGCTCTCCGGGACATTCGAACAATACCGAGGAGAACTCGCCCGCTTAAATCAAGATGGAGCCGGAATTTTTGTCACCGTTGCCCGGACGGACGGACAGGGTCGGAAAAGGGAGAATATCACCGGAGTTAGGGCCGTGTTTGCCGACTTCGACGGCGCTCCTCTCCCGGATGAATGGCCGCTTGAACCACACCTGATCATCGAGTCGAGCCCAGAGAGATGGCACGTTTACTGGTTTGTGGAAGCCGGGTTCCCCTTGGATTTTTTCGAGCCGATCCAAAAGTCGATAGCCGATAGGTTCGGATCCGACCCTGCTGTTTGTGACTTGCCCCGGGTTATGCGGATCCCTGGTTTCCTTCACAAAAAGGGCATGCCCTTCCGAAGCCGCGTTATCCGGGACTGGAGTTGTGAGCCGCGGTACTCACCGGACGACATTCTCCGGGCCTTCCCGGGCATCAGTGGGGGTAAGAAGGCATCCCCGCCTACGACAGAAGATCCCGTCCTCAAAAAACTCACAGAAAAGGGAATGGTCATCCGTCAGGACCGGCAGGAGAGGGGAAAATTCATTGTCCGATGCCCTTGGGCCGATCAGCACTCGAATAAGGATCCTGAGGCCGGCTATTGGTCCCCGCATCATAATGGGTTCAAAGGGCCGGGATTCAAGTGTCTGCACAGCCATTGCGCCGAACGAACGGCCAAGGATCTGCTCGAATGGCTCGGAATCCAAGGGAAAGCGAAGGCCGATGAGGGTTCGTTCGATCTGGTCCGGGTTTCCGACCTCTGGGACTCTCAAGACGAAGAAACAGATTGGGTCGTCGAAAACCTACTGCCCGAGGGTTCCGTTGGGATCTTGGGATCCCGCCCCAAGACGGGGAAATCGACGTTTGCCCGTTGTCTGGCCGTGTCGGTCGCATCTGGTCGTCCATTTTTGAACGAACTGGAAGTGATTCAGGGGGATGTTCTTTACCTGGCCCTGGAAGAAAACCGCCGGGCAGTTGTCAGGGCTTTTAAGACGGTTACCATGCGGGGCTTCGGGATGACAGAAGAAGAGGCGCGGGAAACACTTTCTCATGTTGGGCTGATATACGGCCAGACTCCCAAAGATTTTCACAAGAAACTGACGGATCTTGTTGAGACACATCAGCCCAAATTGATCGTCGTGGACACTCTAATTCGGCTCTTGAAACTCCAGGACTCCAACGCCTACAGCGAAACCTCTGCCGGGTTGGAGCCCCTTCTCCACCTGGCCCATGCCCGGAATGTGACCGTTCTCCTTCTGCACCACACAAAAAAATCTGACCAGGGGGACCTTCTCGGAAGTACCGGGATTGCGGCCTCTGCCGATGTTGTGATCACGCTTGGAAAAAAGGACGGGACCCGGACTCTCCAGGCGGAAGGTCGCGGAGTCTCATTCGAGGCAACCACTCTGACCTTTGATCCATCGGGCCTCGTATATTCTCTGGGCGTCCCGGTCGAGGAAGCGGAAATCCAAGTGATGGCGGAGCGGATTCGCGAATTTATCGGAACGCGAGACACAGGCAACGGGGTTTTCTGGAAGGACATTCAATCCGGAGTTGAGGGCCGTAAGAAAACGAAAAACGAGGCCATCAAAAAACTTGAAATCGGGGGGACGATCAAACGCCGGGGGACCCCTCATTCGAAGAAAGACCCCCTTCGGTTCATCTTGGTTCCGTTGGTTCCCCCTAATACGGAGGAACCAAGATACCAAGACACGAAAAATGGCTCCAATCCTAGCCAGATTTTGGTTCCCGAAGATGTTGGCTCCCAAGGTATGGGTGATAATTCCGGGAACCAACATGAAGAGATCGAATGGGAGGAGGTGGATTAG
- a CDS encoding helix-turn-helix domain-containing protein — protein sequence MDFLLDLLPPKETAKLLGVQEQTLAAWRLYGRDLPYVRVGRLIRYRKSDVLAWIEKHLVCTEAGG from the coding sequence ATGGATTTTCTATTGGATTTATTGCCACCGAAAGAAACAGCAAAACTCCTTGGAGTTCAGGAGCAAACACTCGCCGCCTGGCGGCTCTACGGGCGAGACCTGCCATACGTGAGGGTGGGGCGCCTGATCCGGTATCGAAAGTCTGATGTGTTGGCATGGATCGAGAAGCACCTGGTTTGTACGGAGGCGGGGGGCTGA
- a CDS encoding type II toxin-antitoxin system HicB family antitoxin produces MEYPVILEKDEEEGGFVVTCPLLKGCVSQGETEEEALENIKDAISLYLAGIEDLKRMGRYRTVDIPA; encoded by the coding sequence ATGGAGTACCCGGTGATTCTTGAGAAGGACGAGGAAGAAGGCGGTTTTGTGGTCACTTGTCCTCTGCTGAAAGGATGCGTGTCCCAGGGAGAGACGGAGGAGGAGGCGTTGGAGAATATCAAGGATGCCATCTCTCTCTACCTGGCGGGGATTGAGGACTTGAAGCGCATGGGGCGATACCGGACGGTGGATATTCCGGCATGA
- a CDS encoding transcriptional regulator domain-containing protein, whose product MRPKYPEGLEWLPDWRYADQYPDEKTKPYQWAWEFLRRNPEYWDAHKLYVRSQREKLDHEDHFRLSGYCDQFHLRFCYFPDPALNTIPEHFSVGEAWYGHRAPGENAVSIFHLDRTASHLEGSSIVTRPNRILIDLHLDLPIEPQIKDIRSLYKEARKKKKGERMDKIRPDKLGIYLRALDAMSDLNKPSLSEIALAFYPREMEGVGDMRDHPGSQKVHENLKAAQLLRDRDFWKLLALKDPSKEKPRN is encoded by the coding sequence ATGAGGCCCAAATATCCCGAAGGTCTGGAATGGCTCCCGGACTGGAGATACGCCGATCAGTATCCCGATGAGAAAACGAAGCCCTATCAGTGGGCGTGGGAATTTTTGCGGAGAAATCCGGAATACTGGGACGCGCACAAGCTGTACGTCCGATCCCAGAGGGAAAAACTGGACCATGAAGACCATTTTCGGTTAAGCGGATACTGCGATCAGTTTCATCTTCGGTTCTGCTATTTCCCCGATCCTGCCCTTAACACGATTCCAGAACATTTTTCCGTGGGAGAGGCGTGGTACGGCCACAGGGCCCCCGGGGAAAACGCCGTCTCCATCTTCCATCTCGACCGGACGGCCAGCCATCTCGAGGGATCATCAATCGTGACCCGTCCGAACCGAATCCTGATCGACCTGCACCTCGACCTTCCCATCGAACCCCAAATCAAAGACATTCGGAGCCTTTACAAGGAAGCGCGAAAAAAGAAAAAAGGAGAGAGGATGGACAAGATTCGCCCGGACAAACTCGGGATCTATCTCAGGGCCCTGGACGCAATGTCTGACCTGAACAAACCATCCCTCTCGGAAATCGCTTTAGCCTTTTATCCAAGGGAAATGGAAGGCGTTGGCGATATGAGGGATCATCCCGGCAGTCAAAAAGTCCACGAAAACCTTAAAGCCGCCCAACTTCTCAGAGATCGCGACTTCTGGAAGCTCCTCGCCTTGAAAGATCCGTCAAAAGAAAAACCCCGAAATTAA
- a CDS encoding terminase small subunit, with protein METKLTLKQAKFISAYIESGNASEAYRLAYNAGKMKPETVNRKAWDLLQNGKISARIDALRRDAAKLTVLSEALVIHDLIAIKTEAMKPDPATNRMIRPEVATRALELLGKKLGMWNPDTTIAVGINTRPSFEGALAEAKVIVVQNGSPEMERKIAYDLGRLYQKWLRGEALPKHPVAGGYFDENGNFASAFFNGNSDPEPIKPE; from the coding sequence ATGGAGACAAAATTGACATTAAAGCAGGCAAAATTCATTTCCGCATACATCGAGAGTGGTAATGCGTCAGAGGCTTACCGGCTGGCTTACAACGCCGGGAAAATGAAGCCCGAGACAGTCAACAGGAAGGCATGGGATCTGCTCCAAAACGGCAAGATATCGGCAAGGATAGACGCACTCCGAAGGGATGCGGCCAAACTGACCGTCCTGAGCGAGGCTTTGGTGATCCATGACCTTATCGCCATCAAAACCGAGGCGATGAAACCGGATCCGGCGACAAATCGCATGATCCGGCCGGAAGTGGCAACGCGGGCTCTGGAACTCCTGGGGAAGAAACTCGGGATGTGGAATCCGGACACGACAATCGCCGTCGGAATCAACACGCGCCCTTCCTTCGAGGGCGCACTGGCCGAGGCAAAGGTGATTGTTGTCCAGAATGGCTCCCCTGAAATGGAGAGAAAAATTGCCTACGATCTCGGAAGGCTTTATCAAAAATGGCTACGCGGTGAGGCATTGCCGAAACACCCCGTCGCCGGGGGTTATTTCGATGAAAACGGGAACTTCGCCTCCGCGTTTTTCAACGGAAATTCGGACCCGGAACCCATAAAGCCCGAATAG
- a CDS encoding type II toxin-antitoxin system HicA family toxin, with translation MTKLPELSHERIVRALTKAGFWILREGKHTLMTDGRNLAVVPRHRVIKTKTLKSILEGAEMTPERFRELL, from the coding sequence ATGACCAAACTCCCCGAGCTTTCCCATGAACGGATCGTCCGGGCCCTCACGAAGGCAGGCTTCTGGATTCTCAGGGAAGGAAAACACACTCTGATGACAGATGGACGAAATTTGGCCGTTGTCCCCCGTCACCGAGTCATCAAGACGAAAACCCTGAAAAGCATTCTGGAGGGTGCTGAGATGACGCCCGAACGATTCCGAGAGCTTTTATAA